A window from Cryptomeria japonica chromosome 1, Sugi_1.0, whole genome shotgun sequence encodes these proteins:
- the LOC131026787 gene encoding uncharacterized protein LOC131026787 translates to MALPPDSVFRGVAAAIPQPASEEDDLNQLSPYIVGLTLYNDEGPGILYRNADNNQDIIEAVYRWDDRPPDIVFQTGFLPRPDGSTRVEDYYNLELFVNRGGSPADTSPVDTSVYVSTTRLRSWRPLVPASIVLYWYQIYAPGGIDAVLTLRERNGYPNQQEISFAGGIRPQYIRFASPYTVGVEPGHRFPFYNRMGHDVYINAGFNPNPTSNGRTTPEFGRRLRNPTCPRGGLNLKRIDSTRHAAKRDVEDYVDPVCSVGHYNESAFNFSDTEEAYLFIADQCLLINYAPGTTDDYIIKGPLSIGDAFTCLKDTIFASGIDAAFTASLKNEAYIFRSNIYAHIRFTRDGGDIIWGPIRITDGFHSLKNTVFENGIDVAFASLRENEAYIFKGDQYALIDFAPYTPNNKIIQGSKQITLSFPSLKGTIFQDGFDAAFSYNREGWFSTKTEAYIFKGDTYALIHYAAGTTDDKIINGPITPISNGFPSLKDIIPMYPCDC, encoded by the coding sequence ATGGCATTGCCACCTGATTCAGTATTTCGTGGAGTGGCAGCTGCCATTCCCCAGCCGGCTTCGGAAGAGGATGACCTCAATCAGCTATCACCATATATAGTTGGGTTAACACTATACAACGATGAAGGACCAGGGATTCTATATCGGAATGCTGATAACAACCAGGATATTATAGAAGCAGTGTATCGTTGGGATGACCGTCCCCCTGATATTGTTTTTCAGACAGGATTTCTTCCGCGGCCTGACGGTTCGACTCGAGTGGAAGATTACTACAACTTAGAGCTGTTTGTAAATCGTGGAGGAAGCCCCGCAGACACCAGTCCTGTTGATACTTCAGTGTATGTTAGCACGACGAGATTACGTTCGTGGCGACCACTGGTCCCAGCAAGTATCGTTCTTTATTGGTATCAGATATATGCCCCAGGGGGAATCGACGCGGTGCTAACCCTACGCGAACGAAATGGTTATCCTAATCAGCAGGAAATTTCTTTTGCGGGTGGCATTAGACCTCAATATATTCGATTTGCAAGTCCATATACAGTTGGTGTGGAGCCCGGTCATCGATTCCCATTTTATAACAGAATGGGGCATGACGTTTACATTAATGCTGGCTTCAATCCGAATCCAACATCGAACGGGCGGACCACTCCGGAGTTTGGGAGGCGTCTAAGAAACCCAACATGTCCTCGGGGAGGGCTGAATCTGAAAAGAATTGACTCTACGCGACATGCCGCAAAGAGAGATGTCGAGGATTATGTCGACCCAGTTTGCAGTGTGGGACATTACAACGAGAGTGCATTCAACTTCAGCGACACAGAAGAGGCGTACCTGTTCATTGCTGATCAGTGCCTGCTAATCAACTATGCTCCCGGCACCACCGATGACTACATTATTAAGGGACCCCTGAGCATCGGCGATGCCTTTACCTGCTTGAAGGATACTATTTTTGCCAGTGGGATTGACGCTGCATTTACTGCTTCCTTAAAAAATGAGGCGTATATATTTAGAAGTAATATATATGCACACATCAGGTTTACGAGAGATGGTGGCGATATTATTTGGGGACCCATAAGGATCACTGATGGCTTCCACTCTTTAAAAAATACCGTTTTTGAAAATGGTATTGATGTGGCTTTTGCCTCTCTCCGAGAAAATGAGGCGTATATATTTAAAGGTGATCAGTACGCGCTTATTGATTTTGCACCGTACACACCAAATAACAAAATAATTCAGGGATCCAAACAGATTACTCTCAGTTTCCCCTCTTTAAAAGGTACAATTTTCCAGGATGGTTTTGATGCAGCGTTTTCATACAATAGAGAAGGATGGTTTTCTACAAAAACAGAAGCTTATATATTTAAAGGCGACACCTACGCTCTCATTCATTATGCCGCTGGGACCACAGACGATAAAATTATTAATGGACCGATCACCCCGATTAGTAATGGTTTCCCCTCCTTAAAGGACATCATACCAATGTATCCATGTGACTGTTAA